A stretch of Phragmites australis chromosome 12, lpPhrAust1.1, whole genome shotgun sequence DNA encodes these proteins:
- the LOC133887340 gene encoding UPF0481 protein At3g47200-like, which yields MAAGGGGRRAWVVDVEKTLNEADASVEVSRWQRHCIYRVPACIKDLNPKAYRPQVVSLGPFHHGDAELRPMEEHKRRALRHLLRRARQPLEEFAAAVEEVAEQLESAYLDLGAEWRGSDGGRERFLEMMIVDGCFLLEVMRAAGPGLKQNVDYAPNDPIFSSHGVLYMVPYIRRDMLMLENQLPLLLLERLVAVETSKPPNDDVINRTVLRFLSPTSHLPPAGVGLGLHPLDVYRRSMLGTYQTRPGWNNEPETDIIRSAVELYEAGIRFKKSNSDSLHDIRFRHGVLSMPAVSVDDSTEYMLLNMMAFERLHVGAGNDVTAYVFFMDNIIDSAKDVALLSSKGIIQNVVGSDKAVAKLFNSISKDVVLEPESRLDAVHRHVNAYCRKPWNMWRANLIHTYFQSPWAFLSLAAAVFLLVMTIMQTVYTVLQFYQQGNGSDSSSAAPAPM from the exons atggcggccggcggcggtggcaggagggcgtgggtgGTGGACGTGGAGAAGACGCTAAACGAGGCCGACGCGTCGGTGGAGGTGTCGCGGTGGCAGCGCCACTGCATCTACCGCGTGCCGGCGTGCATCAAGGACCTCAACCCCAAGGCGTACCGGCCGCAGGTCGTGTCGCTGGGCCCCTTCCACCACGGCGACGCCGAGCTGCGGCCGATGGAGGAGCACAAGCGCCGGGCGCTGCGTCACCTGCTGCGGCGGGCCAGGCAGCCCCTGGAGGAGTTCGCGGCCGccgtggaggaggtggcggagcAGCTGGAGAGCGCGTACCTGGACCTCGGCGCCGAGTGGCGCGGCTCGGACGGCGGCAGGGAGAGGTTCCTGGAGATGATGATCGTCGACGGGTGCTTCCTGCTGGAGGTGATGAGGGCTGCCGGCCCTGGCCTGAAGCAGAACGTCGACTACGCGCCCAACGACCCCATCTTCAGCAGCCACGGCGTGCTCTACATGGTGCCCTACATCCGCCGCGACATGCTCATGCTCGAGAACCAGCTGCCGCTGCTCCTGCTCGAGAGGCTCGTCGCCGTCGAGACctccaaacctccg AACGATGACGTCATCAACAGGACGGTGCTAAGGTTCCTGTCTCCGACGTCCCATCTGCCGCCGGCCGGCGTCGGTCTGGGGCTCCACCCGCTCGACGTGTACCGCCGGAGCATGCTCGGCACGTACCAGACGCGGCCTGGCTGGAACAACGAGCCGGAGACGGACATCATCCGGTCGGCGGTGGAGCTGTACGAGGCCGGGATCCGGTTCAAGAAGAGCAACTCGGATAGCCTCCACGACATCCGCTTCCGGCACGGCGTGCTGAGCATGCCGGCGGTGTCCGTCGACGACTCCACCGAGTACATGCTCCTGAACATGATGGCGTTCGAGCGGCTGCACGTCGGCGCGGGCAACGACGTGACGGCGTACGTTTTCTTCATGGACAACATAATCGACTCGGCCAAGGACGTGGCGCTGCTGAGCTCCAAGGGGATCATCCAGAATGTCGTCGGCAGCGACAAGGCAGTGGCGAAGCTGTTCAACAGCATCTCCAAGGACGTGGTGCTGGAGCCGGAGAGCCGGCTCGACGCCGTGCACCGGCATGTGAACGCCTACTGCCGGAAGCCGTGGAACATGTGGCGGGCCAACCTCATCCACACCTACTTCCAGAGCCCCTGGGCGTTCctctccctcgccgccgccgtcttccTCCTCGTCATGACCATCATGCAGACCGTCTATACCGTGCTGCAATTCTACCAGCAGGGGAACGGCAGTGACAGCTCGTCGGCGGCGCCAGCTCCAATGTGA